Genomic DNA from Alicyclobacillus fastidiosus:
CGGCGTCCAAACCCAAATTGCCATCTGCCTCATCGTCAGCGCAACGCCTTTTGGACGGCCTCAATGACGCGATCCGCCTGAAACGGCTTGACGATAAAGTCCTTTGCCCCAGCCTGAATCGCATCGATCACCATCGCCTGCTGCCCCATGGCGGAACATACGATAACCCTAGCCTGTGGATCAATGGCGCGGATCCGCTTCAGCGCCTCAATCCCGTCCACCTCCGGCATGGTGATATCCATCGTGACGAGGTCCGGTTTCAATTCCTGGTAGCGCTCGACGGCCTGTGCGCCATCCGCAGCCTCACCGACAACCTCGAACCCGTTTTTGGAGAGAATGTCCTTGATCATCATCCGCATGAAAGCCGCATCGTCCACAACTAAAATCTTCGCCAAATTGTTCACCTCATTGAATGTATAGTCGCATCAGGATAGCTTGGTTACCCGCTGGTCCTGGCTGATGATATCTGTCACGCGCACGCCGAAATTCTCATCGATGACAACGACTTCGCCGATGGCGATACGCTTGTTGTTCACCAAGATGTCAACCGGCTCGCCGGCCAGTTTGTCCAGTTCCAAAATCGACCCGGGCCCCAACTCGAGGATCTCGCGCACCATCTTTTTCGCTCTCCCCAACTCCACCGTGACATTGAGCGGAACGTCGAACAGGAGCGACAGATTTCTCGGTGGAACAGGGGCGGCTGACTCGTCGAAGTCCGCAAACTCCGGTTGACGCACGTGAACTGGGTTTTTCGGCAGAGCGTCTGCTTGTGCGGCGGGCGCGCTCCCCATCGCAGAGTAGGCGTCGAGTGCTGCACTCACAGATGTAGCCGACTGAATAGCCTCCGATTCCACCTGCGCCGCAGCCCTCGTTTCAGGCCTTGCCGTTGTCTCCGCGGCAGACGCACTGGGCACACTCTCGACCCGCGCGGCCTCAGTCGACTGATTCGCGGGAACCGGCCCCATGAGCAAGGTCGAGACCATTTCTCGCGC
This window encodes:
- a CDS encoding response regulator; the encoded protein is MAKILVVDDAAFMRMMIKDILSKNGFEVVGEAADGAQAVERYQELKPDLVTMDITMPEVDGIEALKRIRAIDPQARVIVCSAMGQQAMVIDAIQAGAKDFIVKPFQADRVIEAVQKALR